One genomic window of Boudabousia tangfeifanii includes the following:
- the sucB gene encoding 2-oxoglutarate dehydrogenase, E2 component, dihydrolipoamide succinyltransferase yields MSTSVKMPALGESVTEGTVTTWLKSVGDAVTADEPLVEVATDKVDSEVPAPASGVLLKILVEEDETVEVGTEIAIIGDEGEAPAEEAPAKEEAPAKEEKAEAAPAKAEASASADQGETTDVLMPALGESVTEGTVSSWLKAVGDKVEADEPLVEVATDKVDSEVPSPASGYLVEIVVPEDETVEVGTVIAKIGSNEPAKGEPEPKPEPAPKAERSADEVPGSQIPSTVKDGEDGDKVVEWTYPSAPSAPSAPAAPAAASADEAVTSRQSSGSGYVTPIVRKLAAEKGVDLSQLQGTGVGGRIRKQDVLDAAVKAQAPAAPAAAPAAPAAPAAAAKPAAKLEPSPLRGKTEKMTPLRKTIAKRMVDSLQTAAQLTTVVEVDVTKVAALRARYKNEFLEKKGTKLTFLPFFVKAATEALVAHPKINATVNDDHTVTYHDAEHIGIAVDTPKGLFVPVVRDAGGKDLAGLADSINDLAARTRDGKVEPKELSGSTFTITNTGSGGALFDTPVINMPETAILGLGTIVKRPMVVKDAEGNEAIAIRSMVYLALSYDHRLVDGADAARYLMDVKRRLEAGDFTADLGL; encoded by the coding sequence ATGTCCACCTCTGTAAAGATGCCGGCGCTTGGTGAATCCGTCACCGAGGGCACCGTTACTACCTGGCTAAAGTCTGTGGGTGACGCGGTTACCGCCGATGAACCCTTAGTCGAAGTTGCAACCGACAAGGTTGATTCTGAAGTTCCAGCCCCAGCTTCGGGCGTACTTCTAAAGATTTTGGTCGAAGAAGATGAAACCGTTGAGGTTGGTACCGAAATCGCCATCATTGGCGACGAGGGCGAAGCCCCGGCTGAAGAAGCCCCAGCCAAGGAAGAAGCTCCAGCTAAGGAAGAAAAGGCTGAAGCAGCTCCAGCTAAGGCCGAAGCTTCCGCAAGCGCAGACCAGGGTGAAACCACTGACGTCTTGATGCCAGCACTAGGCGAATCTGTTACCGAAGGTACAGTCTCTAGCTGGTTGAAGGCTGTTGGCGACAAGGTCGAAGCAGATGAACCTTTGGTAGAAGTTGCTACCGATAAGGTCGACTCTGAAGTTCCTTCCCCAGCTTCTGGCTACCTCGTTGAAATTGTGGTTCCCGAAGATGAAACCGTTGAGGTTGGTACCGTCATCGCTAAGATTGGTAGCAACGAACCAGCAAAGGGTGAACCAGAACCAAAGCCAGAACCAGCTCCTAAGGCTGAGCGCTCGGCTGACGAAGTTCCTGGCTCACAGATTCCATCGACCGTTAAGGACGGCGAAGATGGCGACAAGGTAGTCGAGTGGACTTATCCATCTGCTCCTTCTGCCCCATCGGCCCCTGCTGCTCCAGCCGCTGCTAGTGCAGACGAGGCAGTTACCTCCCGTCAGTCCTCCGGCTCTGGCTACGTAACCCCAATCGTCCGCAAACTTGCCGCAGAAAAGGGCGTTGATCTTTCCCAGCTACAGGGTACCGGCGTTGGTGGCCGTATCCGCAAGCAGGATGTCCTAGATGCCGCTGTTAAGGCTCAGGCCCCAGCTGCTCCAGCCGCTGCTCCAGCCGCTCCAGCAGCTCCTGCTGCCGCTGCTAAACCAGCTGCTAAGCTTGAGCCTTCGCCGCTACGTGGCAAGACTGAAAAGATGACCCCGCTACGCAAGACCATTGCTAAGCGTATGGTTGATTCTTTGCAGACCGCAGCACAGCTAACCACCGTCGTGGAAGTTGACGTCACCAAGGTGGCTGCTCTCCGCGCCCGTTACAAGAACGAATTCCTTGAGAAGAAGGGCACTAAGCTTACCTTCTTGCCATTCTTCGTTAAGGCTGCTACCGAGGCATTGGTCGCTCACCCGAAGATCAACGCCACGGTAAATGACGACCACACCGTTACCTACCACGATGCTGAACACATTGGTATTGCGGTTGATACTCCTAAGGGTCTGTTCGTACCAGTCGTTCGTGATGCCGGCGGTAAGGATCTAGCTGGTTTGGCAGATTCGATCAACGATCTCGCTGCACGCACCCGTGACGGCAAGGTAGAGCCGAAGGAACTCTCCGGTTCAACCTTTACCATTACCAACACTGGTTCTGGCGGCGCCTTGTTTGATACTCCAGTTATCAATATGCCGGAAACCGCCATCTTGGGTCTAGGCACCATTGTCAAGCGTCCAATGGTAGTCAAGGATGCTGAAGGTAACGAAGCAATCGCTATTCGTTCCATGGTTTACTTGGCCCTCTCCTACGACCACCGTTTGGTTGACGGCGCAGATGCTGCCCGTTACCTCATGGATGTTAAGCGTCGTTTGGAAGCTGGCGACTTCACTGCCGATCTTGGCTTGTGA
- a CDS encoding IS1249 family transposase, with protein MSRPKCPTCKTQMKKNGTTTSGTTRWRCSMCNASTSLKIDNRAKTMKRFLEWLLHPYPLSRLPGAGRTFRRQTAWCWDYWPAAPLCPVYTEVVHVDGIYLGRKAVVLIAAAAGQKVLAWHVARRECASSWQALLRKLQRPSIVVCDGGSGFAKACKELWPTTKIQRCTFHVFTNIRAQTTLHPRTAAGREILNLGRKLLTVRTENDRDEWIDQYLSWCARYKEFLAETTRLENGQIVPTHARLLKVRNLLNNLLAKGHIFTYLTPEAYPDGKIPKVEDLLPATNNLIEGSINSPLRELLHAHRGMSLLHRLTTICWWCYRHSYNPQDIPTILSTIWTHDEILKANQKAANPTPDPDYNSLIGGPIFGTYPLYKELHHTYHYER; from the coding sequence ATGAGTAGACCAAAATGCCCCACGTGTAAAACCCAGATGAAGAAGAACGGCACCACCACTTCAGGCACTACTCGCTGGAGGTGCTCAATGTGTAACGCCAGCACGAGCCTTAAGATCGATAATCGCGCTAAAACCATGAAACGCTTCCTTGAGTGGCTATTACACCCCTACCCGTTAAGCCGCTTACCTGGCGCAGGTAGAACCTTTCGACGTCAAACCGCCTGGTGCTGGGATTACTGGCCGGCAGCACCCCTATGCCCCGTATACACTGAGGTAGTTCATGTTGATGGTATTTATCTTGGGCGCAAAGCAGTCGTATTAATCGCCGCCGCTGCTGGGCAAAAAGTGCTTGCCTGGCATGTTGCCCGTAGGGAATGTGCAAGCTCATGGCAAGCCCTGCTACGTAAACTACAACGCCCATCAATCGTTGTTTGCGACGGCGGGAGCGGCTTTGCCAAGGCCTGTAAAGAACTATGGCCCACCACCAAAATCCAACGGTGCACCTTCCACGTGTTCACCAACATCAGAGCTCAAACCACACTCCACCCACGAACTGCGGCCGGAAGAGAAATCCTAAATCTAGGGCGTAAACTCCTTACAGTCCGCACCGAAAACGACAGAGACGAATGGATCGATCAATACCTATCCTGGTGCGCTCGTTACAAAGAATTCCTCGCCGAAACCACCCGCCTAGAAAACGGGCAAATCGTGCCAACACACGCCCGACTACTCAAAGTGCGCAACCTGCTTAACAACCTTTTGGCCAAAGGACATATCTTCACCTACCTAACCCCTGAGGCCTATCCAGACGGGAAAATACCAAAGGTAGAAGATCTCTTACCAGCAACCAACAACCTCATCGAAGGATCCATAAACTCGCCCCTGCGTGAACTCTTACACGCACACCGGGGAATGAGCTTACTGCACCGTCTAACCACCATCTGCTGGTGGTGCTATCGCCATTCATACAATCCACAAGATATCCCAACAATACTGAGCACAATATGGACCCACGACGAAATCCTTAAAGCCAACCAAAAAGCTGCCAACCCAACCCCAGACCCAGACTACAACTCCCTAATCGGCGGACCAATATTTGGAACATACCCGCTATACAAAGAACTCCACCACACCTACCACTACGAGAGGTAA
- a CDS encoding protein kinase domain-containing protein — MSTNQYTQLAQLGRTRLGPLDKVLGKDGGVYARITMPVPAATGVFTHRARTLRDNPHPNICQVFAAGMTANGVELILEYVEGPTLTARLEQGDLSAEEADQIWNQLQSALAHMHELGLVHGEVTTDNVLLPTSKRAVLIDLFAPMKYSEVEQVKHNDLFTQENDLSALDDITNRLMTALLTDGRVTRTDATSENGNEDLLLTEQTGGSGQEADASLAGVRIGQGLQQQAANELEAQMPNPVGTWMAKHETLARWLAPGLLSIVALIVVAWWLAMPATNVDIDPLAETVVSMETPEETPSDAMGPTKESVTPQDTVENPNPVTASSVAPTVASTVANDPLASARAVVNQPAATPREVDQPQAVAILGALLELRDAALMSGDMASLNQLTVVDSLAAKEDAELLTRLSDGGKTLKNYHTQATNIKIVKQADTSLTLSADLMQLPFQQCNGNECQEIGQQGPVPTEFNLVPNPWRIRSAVRK, encoded by the coding sequence ATGAGTACTAATCAATACACTCAGCTGGCCCAGCTGGGGCGTACTCGCTTAGGGCCGCTCGATAAAGTCTTGGGTAAGGATGGGGGCGTTTACGCCCGAATTACTATGCCAGTACCTGCGGCCACTGGAGTTTTTACACATCGAGCCCGTACGCTTAGGGATAATCCGCATCCTAATATTTGCCAAGTTTTCGCTGCGGGCATGACAGCTAACGGGGTGGAACTGATTCTCGAGTATGTAGAGGGCCCGACCCTTACTGCCCGTTTAGAACAAGGCGATTTAAGCGCTGAAGAAGCCGATCAGATTTGGAATCAATTGCAATCGGCATTAGCCCATATGCATGAATTAGGGCTGGTTCATGGTGAAGTAACTACCGATAACGTTCTTTTACCGACGTCGAAGCGTGCTGTCTTAATTGATCTATTTGCCCCTATGAAGTATTCGGAAGTGGAGCAAGTTAAGCATAACGACCTTTTCACTCAAGAGAATGACCTGAGTGCTTTAGACGATATCACCAATCGTTTAATGACGGCTTTACTTACTGACGGGCGCGTAACAAGGACCGATGCGACTAGCGAAAATGGTAATGAAGACTTGCTCCTTACTGAACAAACCGGAGGTAGTGGGCAAGAAGCGGATGCTTCATTGGCGGGAGTGCGAATTGGACAAGGTTTACAGCAGCAAGCTGCCAATGAGTTAGAAGCACAAATGCCTAATCCAGTGGGGACATGGATGGCTAAACATGAGACTTTGGCTCGTTGGCTCGCCCCTGGCCTTTTGTCTATTGTTGCTCTTATTGTAGTAGCTTGGTGGTTGGCGATGCCGGCAACTAATGTTGATATAGACCCCTTAGCTGAAACTGTAGTAAGCATGGAAACACCAGAGGAAACTCCGAGTGATGCGATGGGGCCAACAAAGGAATCGGTGACACCACAGGACACGGTAGAAAATCCTAATCCGGTAACAGCTAGTTCCGTTGCACCTACTGTGGCTAGCACGGTAGCAAATGATCCATTAGCTAGCGCTCGTGCAGTAGTTAATCAGCCAGCCGCAACTCCACGTGAAGTTGATCAGCCTCAAGCCGTGGCTATTCTCGGTGCGCTATTAGAACTACGTGACGCCGCGTTAATGTCAGGTGATATGGCATCCCTAAATCAGTTGACAGTAGTTGACTCCCTAGCTGCTAAAGAGGACGCCGAACTACTTACACGTTTGTCGGATGGGGGAAAGACGTTAAAGAACTACCACACTCAGGCCACTAATATTAAAATCGTAAAACAGGCCGATACGTCTTTGACTCTTTCAGCTGATTTGATGCAACTGCCATTCCAACAGTGCAATGGCAATGAATGTCAAGAAATTGGTCAGCAAGGTCCGGTTCCCACGGAATTTAACCTCGTCCCTAACCCGTGGCGGATTAGAAGCGCCGTACGGAAGTAA
- a CDS encoding DUF4191 domain-containing protein, with amino-acid sequence MAENTEIEKPKKRRFYHNLKDAYTLVQRTYTWLGWAFLAVAVVVFGGSIALGVATGHWISYPISGLLLAALICLIFLTVLLNPALYAQIDGRPGAVGAVLSRQSKGWIVSDTPAVVTRDQDLVWRVIGRPGVVLISEGPAHRVTKLLEEERRRVKRLAPTVPIHLIQYGHEDGQIPLPKLAKQLRSYKKALTKQEVPAVDRRLAAIKPPTAGIPKGVDPNKVRVSKKSMYR; translated from the coding sequence ATGGCCGAAAACACTGAGATCGAAAAGCCGAAGAAACGACGCTTTTACCACAATCTAAAAGATGCTTACACTCTAGTTCAGCGCACTTACACTTGGCTTGGATGGGCATTCTTAGCTGTTGCGGTAGTAGTATTCGGTGGAAGCATCGCCCTCGGCGTAGCTACTGGGCATTGGATTTCATACCCGATTTCTGGCCTACTACTAGCAGCTCTAATCTGCCTAATTTTCCTCACCGTACTGCTCAACCCAGCACTATACGCTCAGATTGATGGGCGTCCAGGCGCGGTAGGTGCAGTCCTATCTAGACAGTCTAAAGGTTGGATCGTTTCTGATACCCCAGCAGTAGTTACTCGTGATCAGGATTTGGTTTGGCGAGTAATCGGACGCCCAGGCGTGGTTTTGATCTCCGAAGGACCAGCTCACCGAGTTACGAAACTACTAGAAGAAGAACGTCGTCGAGTTAAGCGACTAGCGCCAACTGTGCCTATCCACTTAATTCAATATGGCCACGAAGACGGTCAAATTCCTCTGCCGAAATTAGCTAAGCAGCTACGTTCATACAAGAAGGCGCTCACCAAGCAAGAAGTTCCAGCGGTTGACCGTCGTTTAGCAGCAATCAAGCCACCGACAGCAGGTATCCCTAAGGGCGTTGATCCTAATAAGGTACGAGTTTCCAAGAAGTCTATGTACCGCTAA
- a CDS encoding ABC transporter substrate-binding protein: MKKTIAIAVTALALGTLAGCSNADPEIESTPTASNGSGFDLSTVQKDDKLAAEVPAKIAESGKLSVGTSADYEPAEYIDLATNQPAGFDIDIMSALAAKLGLKAEYTNAPFDSILPAVGNKYNAAISSFSITPERTQQVNMVSYMKSGSLFMVKADNDGFKTDDLCGKTLGAQSGTSQQTYLEDASAKCTADGKAAISLKPESDAQMLTTKLGGGQLDAIMVDNIAAAFTSKKHPNEFKTVGDVIDSDDAGIVVAKNDEQLAKVIQAGVQALIDDGTIDKILASWDVAPSSAIKTSKLN; this comes from the coding sequence ATGAAAAAGACTATTGCTATTGCTGTTACCGCCCTAGCTTTGGGAACCCTCGCCGGCTGCTCCAATGCGGATCCTGAAATCGAATCTACCCCTACCGCTAGCAACGGCAGCGGCTTTGACCTCAGCACCGTACAGAAAGACGATAAACTCGCAGCAGAAGTTCCTGCCAAGATTGCTGAAAGTGGCAAGCTTTCCGTTGGCACCAGCGCCGACTACGAACCAGCTGAATACATTGATCTAGCCACAAATCAACCAGCAGGATTTGATATCGACATTATGAGCGCACTAGCCGCCAAGCTTGGACTAAAAGCCGAGTACACTAACGCACCTTTCGATTCAATCCTGCCAGCAGTGGGCAATAAGTACAATGCCGCGATTTCATCTTTTTCCATCACCCCAGAACGTACACAACAAGTAAATATGGTTTCGTACATGAAATCGGGCTCTTTGTTCATGGTTAAGGCCGATAACGACGGCTTCAAAACCGATGACCTTTGTGGCAAGACTCTTGGTGCTCAGTCCGGCACCTCACAGCAGACCTATCTTGAAGATGCCTCTGCCAAATGCACCGCTGATGGTAAAGCTGCTATCTCACTCAAACCAGAATCAGATGCCCAAATGCTGACCACCAAACTTGGTGGCGGTCAGTTGGACGCAATCATGGTCGACAACATCGCAGCTGCTTTCACCTCCAAGAAACACCCCAACGAGTTCAAAACCGTTGGCGATGTTATCGACAGCGATGATGCCGGCATCGTCGTTGCCAAGAACGATGAACAGCTTGCAAAAGTCATCCAAGCAGGCGTTCAAGCGTTGATTGATGACGGAACAATCGATAAGATTTTGGCCAGCTGGGACGTTGCCCCGTCCTCGGCAATCAAGACCTCGAAACTGAACTAA
- a CDS encoding amino acid ABC transporter permease, whose protein sequence is MSEPKFTPLVIKSPPSWGRVVSAIIVALLAAMLLSGLITNPNYHWDLVWKWLFAPTIIKGVLETLKLTVLAMVLGVILAVTAAIMRKSKNPITRGVAWAYIWFFRGTPIYTQLIFWGLLPSLYQQISLGIPFGPQFFHFDTQTIFTAVVCAVVGLGLNEGAYLAEIVRSGLDSVDPGQAEAARALGLNGRQIMWRIILPQAMRVIVPPTGNETISMLKTTSLVVAIPVTTELTYAASRIGQRLYQPLPLLIVAAFWYLLITSILMVGQYYLEAYFGRGQNGDEKQAKAQKSRRLPLFTSRKQQAINEAKTTKDDPFLEYTP, encoded by the coding sequence ATGTCTGAACCCAAGTTCACGCCCCTAGTAATTAAATCTCCCCCATCTTGGGGGCGGGTGGTGAGCGCAATTATTGTTGCGCTCCTAGCTGCTATGCTCCTCTCCGGATTAATTACTAACCCGAACTACCACTGGGATCTTGTTTGGAAATGGCTGTTTGCACCAACCATTATCAAGGGTGTCCTAGAAACGCTCAAACTTACTGTTTTAGCCATGGTACTCGGCGTAATCCTAGCGGTTACTGCCGCAATTATGAGAAAGAGTAAAAATCCAATTACTCGGGGCGTCGCTTGGGCATACATCTGGTTCTTCCGCGGAACTCCAATCTACACCCAGCTAATCTTCTGGGGACTCCTGCCCAGCCTGTATCAACAAATTAGTTTAGGTATTCCGTTTGGGCCACAATTCTTTCATTTCGACACCCAGACCATCTTTACCGCAGTTGTTTGCGCAGTAGTCGGCCTCGGGCTCAATGAAGGCGCCTACTTAGCCGAAATCGTCCGTTCCGGTCTAGATTCAGTCGATCCTGGGCAAGCCGAGGCCGCCCGCGCCCTCGGCCTAAACGGACGACAGATCATGTGGCGAATTATTCTTCCGCAGGCTATGCGAGTGATCGTTCCTCCCACCGGCAACGAAACCATCTCCATGTTGAAAACCACCTCTCTAGTGGTGGCCATCCCTGTGACCACTGAGCTGACTTACGCAGCTAGTCGGATCGGCCAACGCCTTTACCAGCCATTGCCGCTATTGATCGTAGCTGCCTTCTGGTATCTCCTAATTACCTCCATCTTGATGGTCGGCCAATACTATCTAGAGGCCTATTTCGGTCGCGGACAAAACGGTGACGAGAAGCAAGCTAAGGCGCAAAAATCACGCCGCTTGCCATTATTCACCTCCCGTAAACAACAAGCGATCAACGAAGCTAAGACCACGAAAGATGACCCATTCTTGGAGTACACCCCATGA
- a CDS encoding amino acid ABC transporter ATP-binding protein has translation MSQSQCLGKIDPPNPKALLSVRNVHKAFGQLHVLKDVSLDVMPGEVWVLLGPSGSGKSTLLRCMGELEEVSAGAIFLDGQLLGIEEVTPPAWKFWDRSAHLQKLPGAKRAEQRRAMGMVFQRFNLFPHMTACENVMCALRLVKKWDKEKAKAEALKQLEKVGLQDRVDHYPAQLSGGQQQRVAIARALAMDPELMLFDEPTSALDPELVGEVLAVMKELAEGGMTMVVVTHEIGFAKEVADRIAFMDEGQIVEVGNAEQVLSNPQHPRTKEFLSKVL, from the coding sequence ATTTCGCAGAGCCAATGTCTAGGAAAGATCGACCCGCCAAATCCAAAAGCCTTGCTCTCCGTTCGCAATGTGCATAAAGCTTTCGGTCAGCTTCACGTATTAAAAGACGTCAGCCTCGACGTTATGCCCGGCGAGGTCTGGGTACTCCTCGGCCCCTCTGGTTCAGGCAAATCAACCTTACTACGCTGTATGGGTGAACTAGAGGAAGTCAGCGCAGGAGCCATCTTCCTTGACGGCCAGCTACTGGGGATCGAAGAGGTTACTCCCCCAGCCTGGAAGTTCTGGGATCGTTCTGCTCACCTCCAAAAGTTACCAGGAGCCAAACGCGCCGAGCAACGCCGGGCAATGGGCATGGTATTCCAGCGTTTTAATCTGTTCCCTCATATGACCGCATGTGAAAATGTCATGTGCGCTTTACGCTTGGTCAAGAAATGGGATAAGGAAAAAGCCAAGGCAGAAGCGCTAAAGCAACTAGAAAAAGTTGGTCTCCAAGACCGAGTGGATCATTATCCCGCTCAACTTTCTGGTGGACAGCAACAACGTGTGGCCATTGCCCGAGCGTTGGCAATGGATCCAGAACTAATGCTATTCGACGAACCTACCTCAGCCCTTGATCCAGAACTAGTCGGCGAAGTATTAGCCGTCATGAAAGAACTAGCCGAGGGCGGAATGACAATGGTGGTCGTAACCCACGAAATTGGTTTCGCTAAAGAAGTTGCCGATCGAATCGCCTTTATGGATGAAGGACAAATCGTAGAAGTTGGCAATGCTGAGCAAGTTTTAAGTAATCCGCAGCATCCACGAACTAAAGAATTCCTCTCTAAGGTGCTCTAG
- a CDS encoding bifunctional [glutamine synthetase] adenylyltransferase/[glutamine synthetase]-adenylyl-L-tyrosine phosphorylase: protein MMPLTGRVLRQLGFVSPESLLAWAEAGEFTITPFFESAFAKCADPMAASLAQVRLEATKDPIVAKVLADPLWYTRFIRLAGASDALADMLIANPSWLACLAQTTLSLGDHDSTPDTSEKWAQTAKEGLLNKVTKALNPQLGGADIAGATTVLRETYFQLLIEIAAADLMANDQLQAVETVSSLLAALADFAIAGALLIAGAEEPTLAIGNNPGQPLKVAVIALGKCGGQELNYISDVDVVFVARWDEAQLTATQALATAERVAVAVSTVISGPGLARPLWPLDTALRPEGQAGSLVRSLESYRQYYQRWAQSWEFQALLKARYCAGDEELGTQFVAMAQELVWQAANRPEFVDSARAMRTRVEANIASKQRARHLKLGPGGLRDIEFTVQLLQLVHGRVDEGVRSPHTLTGIQQLSSGGYIGREDGEVFGRAYRLLRLIEHRAQLAKLQRTHVIPTQNRALQRLARSTLIATQQAGPAIETFETLWQETGKQVRKLHERLFYRPLLGATARLSEDELALTSSAAQDRLAAIGFSDPKRALQQLEVLTAGATRRATILRQILPALLGVLANGADPDAGLLGFRILAEEVGNTQWFVRLLRDSKQAATRLCQILPNSVFVTDALVASPTLIKWLDADDELVAPDKHELEAQQLAVLSRQEDSESAINRVQAARRRELTRAGLSDLIFGINTEKNAKIISQANDLAVQGALRIAQYEITGHIGEGAPKQCIVAMGRFGGNECGYASDADVMFIHESAELTEDAIGIVNRLSQILQSGTWRWSVDTSLRPEGKNGPLSRSFESFETYLAKWSEPWERQALLRARVVAGDPDLAEQVTQEITQFCYSRGLSAQELAQIRLLKARMEKERLPRGVDKQKHVKLGPGGLADVEWAAQLTQLTYGHEFPQLRTTSTRQALRAAESLGILSSEQVSALLASWDFAARIRAANTLVSGRLSGPKLDLLPQDHRALIPLARILGYQSGAERTLVEDYLRTARHAREVFDEIFWPRTVDEL from the coding sequence ATGATGCCTTTAACTGGTCGAGTATTGCGTCAATTGGGATTTGTCAGTCCCGAAAGTTTGCTTGCTTGGGCCGAGGCAGGCGAATTTACGATCACTCCATTTTTCGAGAGTGCTTTTGCCAAGTGTGCTGACCCGATGGCCGCCAGCTTGGCGCAAGTTCGTCTAGAAGCCACCAAAGATCCGATAGTGGCAAAAGTACTAGCCGATCCCTTGTGGTACACGCGCTTTATTCGCCTGGCGGGTGCTAGTGATGCGCTAGCTGACATGCTGATTGCCAATCCGAGTTGGCTAGCATGTTTGGCACAAACAACTTTGAGCTTGGGCGATCACGACAGCACTCCTGATACATCCGAAAAATGGGCGCAAACAGCTAAAGAAGGGCTACTAAATAAAGTTACCAAGGCCCTTAATCCGCAACTCGGAGGAGCAGATATTGCTGGGGCAACCACTGTGCTTCGCGAGACTTACTTCCAGCTCTTGATTGAAATCGCAGCTGCAGATTTGATGGCAAATGATCAACTACAAGCAGTGGAAACGGTCAGCTCGCTGTTAGCAGCACTGGCAGATTTTGCGATTGCAGGTGCCCTGCTCATCGCTGGGGCGGAAGAACCTACTTTGGCCATTGGAAACAACCCTGGGCAACCGCTTAAAGTGGCGGTAATCGCCCTCGGCAAATGTGGTGGTCAAGAGCTTAACTACATATCAGATGTGGACGTGGTTTTTGTAGCCCGATGGGATGAAGCGCAACTCACTGCCACTCAAGCTCTAGCTACCGCAGAGCGGGTAGCAGTGGCAGTTTCAACTGTGATTAGTGGCCCAGGCTTAGCTCGTCCCTTATGGCCCCTGGACACCGCTTTGCGTCCAGAAGGACAAGCTGGCTCTTTAGTGCGTTCCTTGGAATCGTATCGTCAGTATTATCAAAGATGGGCACAATCGTGGGAATTCCAAGCATTGCTGAAAGCCCGTTATTGTGCCGGTGATGAGGAGCTTGGCACCCAGTTTGTAGCAATGGCCCAAGAGTTGGTTTGGCAGGCTGCGAATCGTCCAGAATTTGTCGACTCAGCACGCGCTATGCGAACTAGAGTAGAAGCTAATATTGCCTCCAAACAACGGGCACGACACCTCAAACTAGGCCCTGGTGGTTTGAGAGATATTGAGTTTACAGTCCAACTACTTCAACTGGTACATGGCAGGGTAGACGAGGGCGTACGTTCTCCTCATACGTTAACCGGTATTCAACAGCTTTCCTCTGGTGGATATATTGGTCGTGAAGACGGTGAGGTATTCGGCCGAGCTTATCGACTTTTACGTTTGATTGAACATCGTGCTCAGCTGGCTAAATTGCAACGTACTCACGTGATTCCAACGCAAAATAGAGCATTGCAACGACTTGCTCGTTCTACCTTGATTGCCACCCAACAAGCCGGGCCAGCCATAGAGACTTTTGAAACACTATGGCAGGAAACTGGTAAGCAGGTTCGAAAACTCCACGAACGATTGTTTTATCGTCCTCTTTTGGGGGCAACTGCGCGTCTAAGCGAGGACGAACTGGCTTTGACTTCGAGTGCTGCTCAAGATCGTTTAGCTGCCATCGGTTTCTCAGATCCTAAGCGGGCACTTCAACAGCTTGAGGTATTGACTGCGGGGGCAACTAGACGGGCAACGATTTTGCGGCAAATTCTGCCCGCGCTACTAGGGGTGTTGGCTAATGGGGCTGATCCTGATGCGGGACTACTCGGCTTCCGTATTTTGGCGGAGGAAGTGGGAAATACCCAGTGGTTTGTCCGTTTATTACGCGACTCTAAACAAGCTGCAACTCGTTTGTGCCAGATCCTACCTAATTCGGTTTTTGTTACCGATGCATTGGTTGCTTCGCCGACTTTGATTAAGTGGCTTGATGCCGATGATGAGCTGGTTGCTCCCGATAAACACGAGCTTGAGGCGCAACAACTAGCGGTACTATCACGTCAGGAAGATAGTGAATCTGCGATAAATCGAGTACAAGCTGCCAGGCGTCGAGAATTAACCAGAGCCGGATTATCAGATCTGATCTTTGGAATTAATACCGAGAAAAATGCCAAGATCATTTCTCAGGCAAATGATCTGGCAGTGCAAGGAGCCCTTCGTATTGCCCAATATGAAATAACTGGTCATATTGGGGAAGGAGCTCCGAAGCAGTGCATCGTTGCGATGGGTCGCTTTGGAGGAAACGAATGTGGCTATGCTTCTGATGCGGACGTGATGTTTATCCACGAATCAGCTGAGCTAACCGAGGACGCCATCGGTATTGTCAATCGACTCAGTCAGATTTTACAATCTGGAACTTGGCGATGGAGTGTGGATACTTCGCTTCGACCGGAAGGGAAGAATGGTCCACTTTCTAGGTCTTTTGAGAGCTTCGAAACCTATCTGGCAAAATGGTCTGAACCATGGGAACGCCAAGCTTTGCTTCGGGCCCGTGTAGTGGCTGGTGATCCAGATTTGGCCGAGCAAGTTACCCAAGAAATTACGCAGTTTTGTTATAGTCGAGGGCTTTCGGCTCAAGAACTTGCTCAGATTAGACTCCTAAAAGCCCGGATGGAAAAAGAGCGTCTTCCCCGCGGAGTAGATAAACAAAAACACGTGAAACTTGGCCCAGGTGGGCTCGCTGATGTCGAATGGGCCGCCCAGCTAACGCAGCTGACTTACGGACACGAGTTCCCGCAGCTGCGCACGACCTCGACCCGACAAGCTTTGAGAGCAGCTGAAAGTTTGGGGATTCTAAGTAGTGAACAGGTAAGTGCATTATTAGCGTCTTGGGACTTCGCGGCTCGGATTAGAGCGGCAAATACGCTAGTAAGTGGTCGACTAAGTGGACCCAAGCTGGATTTACTCCCGCAAGATCATCGGGCTTTGATACCCCTAGCGCGGATTTTAGGGTATCAAAGCGGCGCAGAAAGAACTCTAGTTGAGGACTATCTACGCACTGCTAGGCATGCACGAGAAGTATTTGACGAGATCTTCTGGCCACGAACGGTAGATGAGTTGTAA